Proteins encoded within one genomic window of Ovis aries strain OAR_USU_Benz2616 breed Rambouillet chromosome 1, ARS-UI_Ramb_v3.0, whole genome shotgun sequence:
- the LOC114113047 gene encoding ATP synthase subunit epsilon, mitochondrial-like, translated as MAAYGQQIGLNYLWYSQICAKAMRDTLKTEFKANPEKTSGSSIKVVKVKKE; from the coding sequence ATGGCAGCGTATGGGCAACAGATTGGACTCAACTACCTCTGGTACTCCCAGATCTGTGCAAAAGCCATGAGAGATACACTGAAGACAGAATTCAAAGCAAATCCCGAGAAGACTTCTGGCAGCAGCATAAAAGTTGTAAAAGTCAAAAAGGAATAA